The Solanum stenotomum isolate F172 unplaced genomic scaffold, ASM1918654v1 scaffold18587, whole genome shotgun sequence genome includes a region encoding these proteins:
- the LOC125850684 gene encoding secreted RxLR effector protein 161-like: MDKAKPILTPIEEKLKLCKDGTGDLVNATYFRKLIGSLIYLTSTRPDITYGVELISRFMEFSRQSHLQDSRRILRYIQGTHSDDIFYSKTNDSNTDSDWDDDMMQRKGTSGYAFYLGSSVFSWSSKKQQVVALSTAEAKYIYGRNK, from the coding sequence ATGGACAAAGCCAAACCAATCTTGACCCCTATTGAAGAGAAATTGAAGTTGTGCAAAGATGGAACTGGTGATTTAGTTAATGCTACATATTTTAGAAAACTGATAGGGAGTCTAATATATTTGACTTCTACAAGGCCTGATATTACTTATGGAGTTGAATTAATTAGCAGATTTATGGAGTTTTCGCGTCAATCTCACTTGCAAGACTCCAGGAGAATTTTGAGATATATTCAAGGTACACACTCTGATGACATATTTTATTCAAAGACTAACGATAGTAATACTGATAGTGATTGGGATGATGATATGATGCAAAGAAAAGGTACTTCTGGCTATGCGTTTTATTTGGGATCTAGTGTATTTTCATGGTCTTCAAAGAAACAACAAGTTGTTGCTTTATCAACTGCTGAAGCAAAGTATATATATGGTCGCAACAAGTAG